A genomic segment from Lagenorhynchus albirostris chromosome X, mLagAlb1.1, whole genome shotgun sequence encodes:
- the USP26 gene encoding ubiquitin carboxyl-terminal hydrolase 26 yields the protein MAAVMVRGLVRIGSKKTKVSKVREACIEIVERERNVILVVYFNTGAYASFQLSNNIEDIDLRPSGEDQNYLHLRLQTNDLLIIEKLSSGDAENLKKFLDRVHPQPPVRPDRDGSIFASTTTQKAGGKTASHKIRKTSSSQSFEKERNETPDDKEMPLCASELSTFTCEELLEKEYGKRRPLSGSEMNKIFLQEDTCSEGTVSKMYPLRYVSRKQRELILKGLKQNKEFELGPSFKIDFSGKHYLDVSDLLQRVSEKIYLAFLSELKYGEDDPEWGKLQMIFDFYSEKLYQGFPNLGNTCYMNAVLQSLLSIPSFANDLLNQDFLQGETPLDALSIRLVQLLVLKDIYNIKIKEKLLVNFKNTISAVAEIFSDNAQNDAYEFLGHCLDQIKQNMRKLNTIRKIKIESEEGNSPQQVSAGSADTKVLVCPVASNFDFELLRSTSCKSCGQIVLKAEANNSLSVSLPQREKARPLSIQSSFDLFFEAEELEYKCETCKHRSSVAVHKFSRLPRVLIVHLKRYKFSESGSLRKDDQKVIISKYLKLSSHCNETTKPPLPLSKNAPLTDFQVLELFKKMNSEAISSSTASTKQTSESKDSLAPHIRSEKESEPQTCQTLHKASSFKQQQGDLGEDSKLNIIESTLVNLRHRAAIARELLAVGLMRNLEDSSLSLKGTPTSSPDTYHKVAKSRKGNKYKRTNISADFESMPETTEEFCKGKKPRISEESYQVPEETQQCGGIRLFEQDLGLLLIRSLSGPDAQWHTDKCRPTQLNFQGTKVSSRGVLGSNKYSGRKGSSDVAKTKSSARKPKIEAEMRDSHDYRLIGIISHIGKTPNTGHYVSDAYNFDRQVWFSYSDLNVSSTQEAPVQEARLQTGYIFFYMHNEIFEELLGRKENSQPHSTKEAVVKVDPEVVKEVASDSHTSP from the coding sequence ATGGCTGCTGTAATGGTACGTGGTTTGGTCCGAATAGGCAGCAAGAAAACTAAGGTGTCCAAAGTGAGAGAAGCATGCATTGAAATAGTGGAAAGAGAGAGGAATGTTATATTGGTTGTCTATTTCAATACTGGAGCATACGCAAGTTTTCAGCTAAGTAATAATATTGAAGACATCGACCTTAGACCCTCTGGAGAAGACCAAAATTATCTGCATTTACGTTTACAGACTAATGACTTATTGATTATTGAAAAATTATCCTCCGGAGATGCCGAAAATTTGAAGAAGTTCCTGGATAGAGTCCATCCTCAACCACCCGTAAGACCTGATAGGGATGGGAGTATCTTTGCCAGTACAACAACACAGAAGGCAGGTGGCAAAACTGCATCTCACAAAATACGTAAGACGTCAAGTAGTCAGtcatttgagaaagaaagaaatgaaacaccTGATGATAAGGAGATGCCTTTGTGTGCATCAGAATTGTCAACATTTACCTGTGAAGAGTTATTAGAAAAGGAATATGGGAAGAGGAGGCCATTATCTGGCTCAGAGATGAATAAGATTTTCCTGCAAGAGGATACCTGTTCGGAAGGAACGGTATCAAAGATGTACCCCTTGAGATATGTAAGCCGCAAACAGAGAGAATTAATATTAAAAGGGTTAAAACAGAATAAGGAATTTGAACTTGGACCTTCGTTCAAGATCGATTTTAGTGGAAAACATTACCTAGATGTCAGTGATCTTCTCCAAagagtgtctgagaaaatatatttggcaTTTCTGTCAGAGTTGAAGTACGGTGAGGATGACCCAGAGTGGGGCAAACTCCAGATGATCTTTGACTTTTACTCAGAGAAACTATATCAAGGCTTCCCCAACTTGGGAAACACCTGTTACATGAATGCAGTTTTACAGTCCTTACTTTCGATTCCATCATTTGCTAATGATTTACTCAATCAGGACTTCTTACAGGGTGAAACTCCCCTTGATGCCCTTAGCATACGCTTGGTACAGCTGCTTGTTTTGAAAgatatttataacataaaaatcaAGGAGAAGTTacttgtgaattttaaaaacaccatttCAGCAGTTGCAGAGATATTCTCTGACAACGCGCAGAATGATGCGTATGAGTTTTTAGGTCATTGTTTAGATCAGATTAAACAAAACATGAGAAAATTAAACACAATTCGGAAGATTAAGATTGAATCTGAGGAAGGAAATTCACCTCAGCAGGTTTCTGCTGGTAGTGCTGACACCAAGGTGCTTGTTTGCCCTGTCGCCAGTAATTTTGATTTCGAGTTGCTGCGCTCAACTAGTTGCAAATCCTGTGGGCAAATTGTCCTTAAGGCAGAGGCAAACAATTCACTTTCGGTCAGTCTTCCCCAGAGAGAAAAAGCACGTCCCTTGTCTATTCAATCTAGTTTTGATCTTTTCTTTGAAGCAGAAGAGCTTGAGTATAAATGTGAGACGTGTAAGCACAGGAGTTCTGTTGCAGTGCATAAATTCAGTAGGCTACCCAGGGTCCTTATTGTGCATCTGAAACGCTATAAATTTAGTGAGTCTGGGTCCTTAAGGAAGGATGACCAAAAAGTCATTATTTCCAAATACTTAAAGTTATCTTCCCATTGCAATGAAACTACCAAACCACCGCTTCCCTTAAGCAAGAATGCACCTCTTACTGATTTCCAAGTCTTAGAACTCTTTAAGAAGATGAACTCTGAAGCCATCAGTTCATCGACAGCTTCAACAAAGCAGACCTCAGAATCCAAGGATTCTTTGGCTCCACACATTAGATCAGAAAAAGAGTCTGAACCACAAACATGCCAGACTCTTCATAAAGCTTCAAGCTTCAAGCAGCAGCAAGGAGACCTGGGAGAAGATTCTAAACTAAATATAATAGAGTCCACATTGGTAAACTTAAGACATAGAGCAGCCATTGCAAGAGAGCTATTAGCAGTAGGCTTAATGAGGAATCTGGAAGACAGCTCCCTTTCTCTGAAAGGTACACCCACCAGCAGCCCAGATACATATCACAAAGTGGCTAAAAGtcgaaaaggaaataaatacaagAGAACCAATATATCTGCAGATTTTGAGAGCATGCCTGAGACCACCGAAGAATTTTGTAAAGGTAAAAAACCCAGAATTTCAGAAGAATCTTACCAAGTGCCTGAAGAGACCCAGCAGTGTGGAGGGATAAGACTCTTTGAACAAGACCTTGGTCTTCTATTGATTCGGAGCCTTTCAGGCCCCGATGCCCAGTGGCACACAGATAAATGCAGACCTACGCAATTAAATTTCCAGGGAACCAAGGTGAGTTCCCGAGGTGTCTTGGGTTCCAATAAATATTCTGGAAGAAAGGGCTCTTCAGATGTGGCGAAGACAAAATCTTCAGCCAGGAAACCAAAAATAGAAGCGGAGATGAGAGATAGTCATGACTATCGGCTCATTGGTATTATCAGCCATATTGGAAAGACGCCTAACACCGGACACTATGTCAGCGATGCCTACAACTTTGACAGGCAAGTGTGGTTCTCTTACAGTGATCTAAACGTATCAAGTACCCAAGAGGCCCCAGTGCAGGAGGCTAGGCTTCAAACCGGGTACATCTTCTTTTACATGCACAATGAGATCTTTGAAGAGCTgttgggaaggaaagagaactcCCAGCCTCATAGCACAAAGGAAGCAGTAGTCAAAGTAGACCCAGAAGTAGTAAAAGAAGTAGCCTCTGACTCACATACATCTCCTTAA